In a single window of the Nycticebus coucang isolate mNycCou1 chromosome 13, mNycCou1.pri, whole genome shotgun sequence genome:
- the IQANK1 gene encoding IQ motif and ankyrin repeat domain-containing protein 1 has protein sequence MPIPWLPALSAGKAEESRLQQRKTRGLARDPAPSDTPKAPAGPAVQDKAATIIQCAFRQLLARKALARRQQERQEYLEQMEKLQREAYLTLVRREQEAARRQREQEEAARRERQEELQRRRRLLDAAFDGDLGEIQAVLREVEQLLTREGVGHDESGQMRRLQRRVAIVECEDSNGNTPLSEAAAGGQALAIQLLAELGASPNSKGAYGRTPLYRAAFGGHLEAVEVLLKLGADPRVYADDGSTPEQVASLDAVASVLQSWDLSLTEVMLQNMHAEQQRRAQEAQRHKEAEATRMTLKVQQLVKEQQRCHIEVRCDLGVGRKARQEGGQTGWEQTREAGGEEGSWVGRRMRSQVGRRGARWGGKELREKPGSWKKSQEGGTLWALDLAHLPAQLHQAYCELNRRITQHDKCEQRQAGKTELTLQAIRDAEAQVDRLRQEAQKAEETLAMARLELREQTQEEEVVAPGLKCQVTEMHDVLMKDVGGRIRADGRWPLVIDPSGQAATFLRYQDTNYVDTVNPEHLRPERVRLALLGALRYGKPLVFDLREVDLFPVVQQQLEAVQPGLAQALLSRELLEREGYLSLLRPADGPEYGPTQFQEARLEHFRLFFVTRVQWPPAEQLQLLLPVRVQLPGAGH, from the exons ggccaGCCGTCCAGGACAAAGCGGCCACTATCATCCAGTGCGCCTTCCGGCAGCTCCTGGCGAGAAAGGCGCTGGCCCGCCGACAGCAGGAGCGCCAGGAGTACCTGGAGCAGATGGAGAAGctgcagagggag GCCTATCTGACTCTGGTGCGCCGGGAGCAGGAGGCTGCGCGGAGGCAGCGCGAGCAGGAGGAGGCGGCGCGGCGGGAGCGGCAGGAGGAGCTGCAGCGCCGCCGCCGCCTGCTGGACGCCGCCTTCGACGGGGACCTGGGCGAGATCCAGGCGGTcctgagggag GTGGAGCAGCTGCTCACCCGCGAGGGTGTAGGCCACGACGAGTCCGGCCAGATGCGACGGCTGCAGCGGCGCGTGGCCATCGTGGAGTGTGAGGACAGCAACGGGAACACGCCGCTGTCAGAGGCAGCTGCGGGCGGGCAGGCCCTGGCCATCCAGCTACTGGCCGAGCTTGGCGCCAGCCCCAACAGCAAG GGCGCCTACGGTAGGACGCCGCTGTACCGAGCAGCTTTTGGGGGCCACCTGGAAGCTGTGGAAGTGCTTCTGAAACTCGGAGCAGATCCCCGGGTGTACGCGGACGACGGGAGCACTCCAGAGCAG GTGGCCTCACTGGATGCAGTGGCCAGCGTGCTGCAGTCGTGGGACCTGAGCCTCACGGAGGTCATGCTGCAGAACATGCATGCCGAGCAGCAGCGCCGGGCACAGGAGGCCCAGAGGcacaaggaggctgaggccacacG CATGACCCTCAAGGTACAACAGCTAGTCAAGGAGCAGCAGAGGTGCCACATAGAGGTGCGCTGTGACCTGGGGGTGGGACGGAAAGCCAGGCAGGAAGGAGGGCAGACAGGTTGGGAGCAGACCAGGGAAGCAGGCGGGGAGGAGGGTagctgggtggggaggaggatgaggagccAGGTAGGGAGGAGGGGAGCTAGATGGGGAGGAAAGGAGCTGAGGGAGAAGCCGGGCAGCTGGAAGAAGAGCCAGGAGGGAGGTACGTTGTGGGCCCTGGACCTGGCCCACCTGCCTGCCCAGCTGCACCAGGCGTACTGCGAACTCAATCGGAGGATCACGCAGCACGATAAGTGTGAGCAGAGGCAAGCAGGCAAGACGGAGCTCACACTGCAG GCCATCAGGGATGCAGAGGCCCAAGTGGACAGGCTGCGGCAGGAGGCCCAGAAGGCCGAAGAGACACTGGCCATGGCCAGACTGGAGCTGCGCGAGCAGACACAGGAGG AGGAGGTGGTGGCACCCGGGCTGAAGTGCCAGGTCACCGAGATGCACGACGTGCTGATGAAGGACGTGGGTGGCCGCATCCGTGCTGATGGCCG GTGGCCTCTTGTCATCGACCCTTCGGGCCAGGCGGCCACCTTCCTGCGCTACCAGGACACCAACTACGTGGACACAGTAAACCCGGAGCACTTGAGGCCTGAGAGGGTGCGGCTGGCTCTGCTGGGGGCGCTCAG GTACGGGAAGCCACTGGTGTTTGACCTGCGTGAGGTGGACCTGTTCCCTGTGGTGCAGCAGCAGCTAGAGGCCGTGCAGCCGGGCCTAGCGCAGGCACTGCTGAGCCGTGAGCTGCTGGAGCGGGAGGGGTACCTGTCACTCCTGCGGCCAGCTGACGGGCCCGAATACGGGCCCACGCAGTTCCAGGAGGCACGCCTAGAGCACTTCCGCCTCTTCTTTGTCACGAGGGTTCAGTGGCCACCAGCCGagcagctgcagctgctgctccctGTCCGCGTGCAGCTGCCTGGTGCCGGCCACTAG